One Synechococcus sp. UW179A genomic window carries:
- the cysK gene encoding cysteine synthase A — MPIAPDITALVGRTPLVRLNRLPQAFDCKAEIVAKLESFNPTASVKDRIAGAMVEAAEQSGTIVPGSTVLVEPTSGNTGIALAMVAAARGYRLILTMPDTMSTERRSMLRAYGAELQLTPGNEGMQGAIALARELVQEIPGAYLLQQFDNPANPSVHAKSTAEEIWQDTEGRLDALVAGVGTGGTITGCARVLRSRQQDLQVIAVEPAASPVLSGGAAGPHRIQGIGAGFVPPVLEKEWIDEVIAVTDEQAMELGRRLAREEGLLCGVSSGAAVAAALKVGQRPAMAGRRIVVILASFGERYLSTPMFSAASVLPARRDGQL, encoded by the coding sequence ATGCCGATCGCTCCCGACATCACAGCGTTGGTGGGTCGTACGCCCTTGGTGCGGCTCAATCGTCTTCCTCAGGCCTTCGACTGCAAAGCCGAGATTGTTGCGAAGCTTGAGAGTTTCAATCCCACGGCCTCAGTGAAAGACCGCATCGCGGGGGCCATGGTCGAAGCGGCGGAACAAAGCGGCACCATCGTGCCGGGCAGCACTGTGCTGGTGGAGCCCACCAGCGGTAATACCGGCATTGCTCTGGCGATGGTCGCGGCAGCGCGAGGTTATCGATTGATTCTCACGATGCCTGACACCATGAGCACGGAGCGGAGATCGATGCTGCGTGCCTACGGCGCGGAATTGCAGCTCACCCCAGGCAATGAAGGAATGCAGGGCGCCATCGCTCTCGCCAGGGAGCTGGTGCAAGAGATTCCAGGGGCCTATCTGCTTCAGCAATTCGATAACCCTGCCAATCCCTCCGTGCATGCGAAGTCCACCGCAGAGGAAATCTGGCAGGACACAGAAGGCCGACTGGATGCTCTGGTGGCCGGTGTGGGGACGGGAGGAACCATCACCGGTTGTGCCCGAGTGCTACGCAGCCGGCAGCAGGATCTTCAAGTGATTGCAGTGGAGCCTGCTGCCAGCCCAGTGCTATCGGGCGGGGCAGCAGGTCCGCACCGCATTCAAGGCATCGGGGCTGGCTTTGTCCCTCCGGTTCTGGAGAAGGAATGGATCGATGAGGTCATCGCAGTGACCGATGAGCAGGCCATGGAACTGGGCCGGCGTCTTGCCCGGGAAGAAGGACTGCTCTGCGGAGTGAGCAGCGGAGCAGCTGTTGCAGCAGCGTTGAAGGTGGGACAGCGTCCAGCGATGGCCGGACGACGAATCGTGGTGATTCTTGCCAGCTTCGGCGAGCGTTATCTCTCCACGCCGATGTTCAGTGCTGCATCTGTTCTGCCGGCGCGCCGGGATGGTCAGCTTTGA